A genomic region of Rhodococcus pyridinivorans contains the following coding sequences:
- a CDS encoding DivIVA domain-containing protein, translating to MYRVFEALDELVAIVEEARSVPMTASCVVPRGDVLELLDDVRDALPPELDDAQDVLDHRDKLINDARAQADKTVGDADEEARTLLEDARADADRMLADAKAQADRMVKEARAHAEELVRDAQAEADDLVAEGNKQYESVTGRARVEADRLVESGQASYERSVAEGEAEKARLVSQTEVVQAAHAESARVIDSAHAESDRLRTECDEYIDGKLGEFEELLGTTLRSVGRGRQQLRLSGAPDFAEADHRASRRR from the coding sequence GTGTACCGGGTATTCGAGGCACTCGACGAGCTGGTCGCAATCGTCGAAGAGGCACGTAGCGTTCCGATGACGGCGAGCTGCGTGGTACCGCGCGGCGATGTCCTCGAATTGCTCGACGACGTGCGCGATGCGCTGCCGCCCGAACTCGACGACGCGCAGGACGTCCTCGATCACCGTGACAAGCTGATCAACGACGCGCGGGCTCAGGCCGACAAGACGGTCGGGGACGCCGACGAGGAGGCACGCACCCTCCTCGAGGACGCGCGCGCCGACGCCGACCGCATGCTCGCGGACGCGAAGGCCCAAGCGGACCGGATGGTCAAGGAGGCCCGCGCCCACGCCGAGGAACTGGTGCGCGATGCGCAGGCCGAGGCCGACGATCTCGTCGCCGAGGGCAACAAGCAGTACGAGAGCGTGACCGGGCGTGCCCGCGTCGAGGCCGACCGTCTGGTCGAGTCCGGGCAGGCGTCCTACGAGCGTTCCGTGGCCGAGGGCGAGGCCGAGAAGGCACGTCTGGTGTCGCAGACCGAGGTCGTGCAGGCCGCACACGCCGAGTCGGCGCGTGTCATCGATTCGGCCCACGCCGAGTCCGACCGTCTCCGGACGGAGTGCGACGAGTACATCGACGGCAAGCTGGGAGAGTTCGAGGAACTGCTCGGCACCACGCTGCGGTCCGTCGGCCGCGGCCGGCAGCAGCTGCGGCTGTCGGGTGCTCCCGACTTCGCGGAGGCCGACCACCGGGCGAGCCGTCGCCGCTGA
- the coaD gene encoding pantetheine-phosphate adenylyltransferase, whose translation MSRAVCPGSFDPVTNGHLDVIGRVSAQFDEVVVTVTINPNKQGMFTIDERLEMLTEATSHLPNVTVDAWQGLLVDYARERGITAIVKGLRGANDFDYELQMAQMNHKLTGVDTLFVATNPVYSYLSSSLVKEVATYGGDVSEMLPGSVHDRLLTRLAERAAAK comes from the coding sequence ATGAGCCGCGCGGTCTGCCCAGGATCCTTCGACCCGGTCACCAACGGACACCTCGACGTCATCGGCAGGGTCTCGGCCCAGTTCGACGAGGTCGTCGTGACCGTCACGATCAATCCCAACAAGCAGGGGATGTTCACGATCGACGAACGCCTCGAGATGCTCACCGAGGCCACGTCGCACCTGCCGAACGTCACGGTCGACGCCTGGCAGGGCCTGCTCGTCGACTACGCCCGCGAGCGGGGGATCACCGCGATCGTCAAGGGCCTGCGCGGCGCCAACGATTTCGACTACGAGCTGCAGATGGCGCAGATGAACCACAAGCTCACCGGCGTCGACACGCTGTTCGTCGCCACCAACCCGGTCTACAGCTACCTTTCGAGCTCGCTCGTCAAGGAGGTCGCGACCTACGGTGGCGACGTCTCCGAGATGCTGCCGGGCTCCGTGCACGATCGTCTGCTCACGCGCCTGGCCGAGCGGGCCGCCGCGAAATAG
- the rsmD gene encoding 16S rRNA (guanine(966)-N(2))-methyltransferase RsmD: protein MTRIVAGRAGGRRLKVPPRGTRPTSERVREALFSSLDARMDIDGAAVLDLYAGSGALGLEALSRGAEHAMLVESDAKAAGVIRENIATVGLSGAVLRTAPVSAVLAGTPDRVYDLVLADPPYAVTEEAVTGVLGTLMSGGWVEDGSIVVVERSSRSPETVWPQGFEVGRSKRYGETRVEIATCYGAGS, encoded by the coding sequence GTGACACGGATCGTCGCCGGCCGGGCAGGGGGGCGGCGCCTGAAGGTGCCGCCCCGCGGAACCCGGCCCACCTCCGAACGGGTGCGCGAAGCCCTGTTCAGTTCGCTCGACGCACGCATGGACATCGACGGGGCCGCCGTCCTCGACCTCTACGCGGGGTCGGGGGCGCTCGGCCTCGAGGCGCTGTCCCGCGGCGCCGAGCACGCGATGCTCGTCGAGTCCGACGCGAAGGCGGCGGGCGTGATCCGCGAGAACATCGCGACGGTCGGACTGTCCGGTGCGGTGCTGCGCACCGCACCGGTATCCGCGGTGCTTGCGGGCACCCCCGACCGCGTCTACGACCTCGTCCTGGCCGACCCGCCCTACGCCGTGACCGAGGAGGCCGTCACCGGCGTGCTCGGGACGCTGATGTCCGGAGGTTGGGTCGAGGACGGCTCGATCGTCGTGGTCGAACGGTCGTCGCGATCACCGGAAACGGTGTGGCCGCAGGGATTCGAGGTCGGCAGGTCGAAGCGCTACGGCGAGACGAGAGTGGAAATCGCCACCTGCTACGGTGCTGGGTCATGA
- a CDS encoding pyruvate carboxylase, whose product MFSKVLVANRGEIAIRAFRAAYELGAGTVAVFPYEDRNSLHRLKADEAYQIGEEGHPVRAYLSVEKIVEAAVSAGADAIYPGYGFLSENPDLAAACAEAGITFVGPSAEILELTGNKARAIASAKAAGLPVLASSEPSSDVDELVAASETMNFPVFVKAVAGGGGRGMRRVAEPSQLREAIEAASREADAAFGDPTVFLEQAVVNPRHIEVQILADKHGNVIHLYERDCSVQRRHQKVIELAPAPNLDPELRDRICADAVAFAKEIGYQCAGTVEFLVDERGNHVFIEMNPRIQVEHTVTEEITDVDLVQSQLRIAAGESLEELGLSQEGITIRGAALQCRITTEDPANGFRPDTGRITGYRTPGGAGIRLDGGTSVGAEISAHFDSMLVKLTCRGRNFETAVARARRAVAEFRIRGVATNIPFLQAVLDDEDFRGGNVNTSFIEERPHLLTLRSSADRGTKILRYLADVTVNKPHGERTTTVYPHDKLPAIDLNAEPPAGSRQRLLELGPEGFARALRDQKAIGVTDTTFRDAHQSLLATRVRSKDLLTVAGHVARMTPQLLSIEAWGGATYDVALRFLHEDPWERLAALREAIPNINLQMLLRGRNTVGYTPYPEAVTRAFVQEATDTGIDIFRIFDALNNVDQMRPAIDAVRETGTTLAEVAMSYTGDLSNPNESIYTLDYYLRLAEEIVEAGAHVLAIKDMAGLLRAPAAATLVSALRSNFDLPVHVHTHDTPGGQLATYLAAWHAGADAVDGASAALAGTTSQPALSAIVAAAANSEFDTGLDLQAVCDLEPYWEALRKVYAPFESGLPAPTGRVYTHEIPGGQLSNLRQQAIALGLGDRFEEVEAAYAGADRLLGRLIKVTPSSKVVGDLALHLVGAGVSVDDFAAEPGKYDIPDSVIGFLRGDLGTPAGGWPEPFRSKALSGRAEPKPITPLAPEEEKALGGSSDERRRMLNRLLFPGPAKEFEQHRETYGDTTELSANQFFYGLRHGDEHRVRLDKGVELLIGLEAISDADEKGYRTVMCILNGQLRPVSVRDRSVAAETPAAEKADRNHPGHVAAPFAGMVTLVVSEGDSVSAGDAVATIEAMKMEAAITAPRGGRITRVAIGPVQQVEGGDLLVEVSTGDSAE is encoded by the coding sequence ATGTTCTCGAAAGTGCTTGTCGCCAACCGTGGCGAGATCGCGATCCGCGCATTCCGTGCCGCCTACGAACTGGGCGCCGGGACGGTCGCGGTGTTCCCGTACGAAGACCGGAACTCCCTGCACCGGTTGAAGGCCGACGAGGCCTATCAGATCGGTGAGGAGGGGCACCCGGTCCGCGCATATCTGTCGGTCGAGAAGATCGTCGAAGCGGCCGTGTCGGCCGGTGCCGACGCGATCTACCCCGGCTACGGCTTCCTCTCCGAGAATCCGGACCTCGCCGCGGCGTGCGCCGAAGCGGGCATCACCTTCGTCGGTCCGTCGGCGGAGATCCTCGAACTGACGGGCAACAAGGCCCGCGCGATCGCCTCGGCGAAGGCCGCCGGCCTCCCGGTGCTGGCGTCGTCGGAGCCGTCGTCGGACGTCGACGAGCTGGTCGCCGCCTCGGAAACGATGAACTTCCCGGTCTTCGTCAAGGCTGTCGCCGGCGGTGGCGGACGCGGCATGCGCCGGGTCGCCGAGCCCTCCCAACTGCGCGAGGCCATCGAAGCCGCCTCCCGCGAGGCCGACGCGGCCTTCGGTGATCCCACCGTCTTCCTGGAGCAGGCCGTGGTCAACCCGCGGCACATCGAGGTGCAGATCCTCGCCGACAAGCACGGCAACGTCATCCACCTGTACGAGCGCGACTGCTCGGTGCAGCGCCGCCACCAGAAGGTCATCGAGCTCGCCCCCGCCCCGAATCTCGATCCCGAGCTTCGCGACCGCATCTGCGCCGACGCCGTCGCCTTCGCCAAGGAAATCGGCTACCAGTGCGCGGGCACCGTCGAGTTCCTCGTCGACGAACGCGGCAACCACGTGTTCATCGAGATGAACCCGCGTATCCAGGTCGAGCACACGGTCACCGAGGAGATCACCGACGTCGACCTCGTGCAGTCCCAGCTGCGCATCGCCGCAGGCGAGTCGCTCGAGGAACTGGGCCTGTCGCAGGAGGGCATCACCATCCGCGGCGCGGCACTGCAGTGCCGCATCACCACCGAGGACCCGGCCAACGGGTTCCGTCCGGACACCGGCCGCATCACCGGCTACCGCACTCCGGGCGGTGCCGGTATCCGTCTCGACGGCGGCACCTCGGTCGGCGCGGAGATCTCCGCCCACTTCGACTCGATGCTCGTCAAGCTCACCTGCCGCGGCCGCAACTTCGAGACCGCCGTCGCCCGCGCGCGCCGCGCGGTCGCCGAGTTCCGTATCCGCGGTGTCGCCACGAACATCCCGTTCCTGCAGGCGGTGCTCGACGACGAGGACTTCCGCGGCGGCAACGTCAACACCTCGTTCATCGAGGAACGCCCGCACCTGCTGACTCTGCGCTCGTCCGCCGACCGCGGCACCAAGATCCTGCGGTACCTCGCCGACGTGACGGTGAACAAGCCGCACGGCGAGCGCACCACCACGGTCTACCCGCACGACAAGCTGCCCGCGATCGACCTGAACGCCGAGCCGCCGGCCGGTTCGCGTCAGCGCCTGCTCGAGCTCGGACCCGAGGGCTTCGCCCGTGCGCTGCGTGACCAGAAGGCGATCGGCGTCACCGACACCACCTTCCGCGACGCCCACCAGTCGCTGCTCGCGACCCGCGTGCGCAGCAAGGACCTGCTGACGGTGGCCGGGCACGTGGCCCGGATGACGCCGCAACTGCTGTCGATCGAGGCGTGGGGCGGCGCGACCTACGACGTCGCACTGCGCTTCCTGCACGAGGATCCGTGGGAGCGGCTCGCGGCGCTGCGCGAGGCGATCCCGAACATCAACCTGCAGATGCTGCTGCGCGGACGCAACACCGTCGGCTACACCCCCTACCCGGAGGCCGTCACCCGCGCCTTCGTGCAGGAGGCCACCGACACCGGCATCGACATCTTCCGTATCTTCGACGCGCTGAACAACGTCGACCAGATGCGTCCGGCAATCGACGCGGTGCGCGAGACCGGCACCACCCTCGCCGAGGTCGCGATGTCCTACACCGGCGACCTGTCGAACCCGAACGAGTCGATCTACACGCTCGACTACTACCTGCGTCTGGCCGAGGAGATCGTCGAGGCCGGTGCGCACGTCCTGGCCATCAAGGACATGGCGGGTCTGCTGCGCGCCCCGGCCGCCGCGACGCTCGTGTCGGCGCTGCGGAGCAACTTCGATCTGCCGGTGCACGTGCACACGCACGACACCCCGGGCGGTCAGCTCGCCACCTACCTTGCGGCCTGGCACGCCGGTGCCGACGCCGTCGACGGTGCGTCCGCGGCGCTGGCAGGTACGACGAGCCAGCCCGCCCTGTCGGCGATCGTCGCCGCCGCGGCGAACAGCGAGTTCGACACCGGTCTCGACCTGCAGGCCGTGTGCGATCTCGAGCCGTACTGGGAGGCGCTGCGCAAGGTGTACGCACCGTTCGAGTCGGGGCTGCCCGCACCGACCGGCCGCGTCTACACCCACGAGATCCCCGGCGGTCAGCTGTCGAACCTGCGCCAGCAGGCCATCGCGCTGGGCCTCGGCGACCGATTCGAAGAAGTCGAGGCCGCCTACGCCGGCGCCGACCGCCTCCTGGGCCGCCTGATCAAGGTCACGCCGTCGAGCAAGGTCGTCGGCGACCTCGCGCTGCACCTCGTGGGCGCGGGCGTCTCGGTCGACGACTTCGCCGCCGAGCCCGGCAAGTACGACATCCCCGATTCGGTGATCGGCTTCCTGCGCGGCGATCTCGGGACCCCGGCCGGCGGCTGGCCGGAGCCCTTCCGCAGCAAGGCGCTGTCGGGCCGCGCCGAGCCCAAGCCGATCACCCCGCTCGCGCCGGAGGAGGAGAAGGCCCTCGGCGGTTCGTCCGACGAGCGTCGCCGCATGCTCAACCGCCTGCTCTTCCCGGGCCCCGCGAAGGAGTTCGAGCAGCACCGCGAGACCTACGGCGACACCACCGAGCTGTCGGCCAACCAGTTCTTCTACGGTCTGCGGCACGGCGACGAGCACCGGGTGCGCCTGGACAAGGGTGTCGAACTGCTCATCGGCCTCGAGGCGATCTCCGATGCCGACGAGAAGGGTTACCGCACGGTCATGTGCATCCTCAACGGGCAGCTGCGCCCGGTGTCGGTGCGCGACCGCTCGGTGGCCGCGGAGACCCCTGCCGCGGAGAAGGCCGACCGCAACCATCCCGGTCACGTCGCGGCGCCGTTCGCCGGCATGGTCACCCTCGTCGTGTCCGAGGGCGACAGCGTCTCGGCGGGCGACGCCGTCGCCACGATCGAGGCCATGAAGATGGAGGCCGCGATCACCGCGCCGCGCGGCGGCCGCATCACGCGCGTCGCGATCGGGCCGGTGCAACAGGTCGAAGGTGGCGACCTGCTCGTCGAGGTGTCCACGGGAGACAGCGCCGAGTGA
- the recG gene encoding ATP-dependent DNA helicase RecG, whose product MATLADRLDHVLGRKTADALHDAFGMTTVEDLLRHYPHRYATQGAELGESQPAEGQHITIIARVESAQEVPMKSRAGKRLAVRLRSDRHSIDVTFFNPHRVKHNIKPGVRAMFSGTVKYFRDKWSLTHPSYLVLPEPRDAEDLVSATPARVRGAGALAGLARTAQDGSGVDMSVFDRALIPMYRATREVESWTVMRCVRQVLDQLDHVDDPLPEWVRDEHGFVGLDEALRSIHLPDTKQEIDRARDRLRFDEAAAVQLVLAGRRHDVEVRSAPSCPRREGGIADEFDRRLPFELTAGQLSVADEIAADLAREHPMNRLLQGEVGSGKTIVALRAMLQVIDSGRQCALLAPTEVLAAQHARSLTKMLGDLAAAGELGAHELATRVTLLTGSMGVARKRAALNEAVTGDAGIVIGTHALIEDTVQFFDLGLVVIDEQHRFGVEQRDALRSRGRDGASPHVLVMTATPIPRTIAMTVLGDLEVSTLRELPRGRSPIVSRVVPAKVHPKWVDRAWERIREEVAEGRQAYVVCSRIGDGDSDDDALFDPDGPEPSGSGKGKQAPPETVSVLEQFEFLTSGPLRDLRVGLLHGRLPGDEKDAVMQAFNAAELDVLVCTTVVEVGVDVPNATVMVIVDADRFGVSQLHQLRGRVGRGGHQGLCLLVTDAKPATPTMMRLEAVAGTTDGFELAQLDLQLRREGDVLGVAQSGTVSTLRLLSLVDDADVIEAARDFSRTVTEKDPGLEHHPGLASMVRAALDAERVAYLDKS is encoded by the coding sequence GTGGCGACACTCGCGGACCGGCTCGATCATGTCCTCGGCCGCAAGACGGCGGACGCCTTGCACGACGCGTTCGGGATGACCACCGTCGAGGATCTACTGAGGCACTATCCGCACCGCTACGCCACCCAGGGCGCCGAACTCGGCGAGAGCCAGCCCGCGGAGGGCCAGCACATCACGATCATCGCGCGGGTCGAGTCGGCGCAGGAGGTGCCGATGAAATCCCGCGCCGGCAAACGCCTCGCGGTGCGGTTGCGCTCCGATCGCCACAGCATCGACGTCACCTTCTTCAACCCGCACCGGGTCAAGCACAACATCAAGCCCGGCGTGCGCGCGATGTTCTCCGGCACCGTGAAGTACTTCCGCGACAAGTGGAGCCTGACCCATCCGAGCTATCTCGTGCTGCCCGAACCGCGCGACGCCGAGGACCTGGTCTCGGCGACCCCCGCGCGGGTGCGGGGCGCCGGCGCCCTGGCGGGTCTCGCCCGCACCGCGCAGGACGGATCGGGAGTCGACATGTCGGTCTTCGACCGCGCGCTGATCCCGATGTACCGCGCGACCCGCGAGGTCGAGTCGTGGACCGTCATGCGCTGCGTGCGGCAGGTGCTCGACCAGCTCGACCACGTCGACGATCCGCTGCCCGAGTGGGTGCGCGACGAGCACGGCTTCGTGGGCCTCGACGAGGCGCTCCGCTCGATCCACCTGCCCGACACGAAGCAGGAGATCGACCGGGCACGCGACCGTCTGCGGTTCGACGAGGCCGCCGCGGTGCAGCTCGTGCTCGCCGGACGCCGGCACGACGTCGAGGTGCGGTCGGCGCCGTCCTGCCCGCGCCGCGAGGGCGGGATCGCCGACGAGTTCGACCGGCGGCTGCCCTTCGAACTGACGGCCGGGCAGCTCTCGGTGGCCGACGAGATCGCGGCCGATCTCGCACGCGAACACCCCATGAACCGGCTGCTCCAGGGCGAGGTCGGTTCCGGCAAGACCATCGTGGCGCTACGGGCGATGCTGCAGGTGATCGACTCCGGTCGGCAGTGCGCGTTGCTCGCACCCACCGAGGTGCTCGCGGCGCAGCACGCGCGCTCGCTCACGAAGATGCTGGGCGATCTCGCCGCGGCGGGCGAACTCGGCGCTCACGAACTCGCGACCCGCGTGACCCTGCTGACCGGCTCGATGGGGGTCGCACGCAAGCGGGCCGCGCTCAACGAGGCGGTGACGGGCGATGCCGGCATCGTCATCGGCACGCACGCGCTGATCGAGGACACGGTGCAGTTCTTCGACCTCGGCCTGGTGGTGATCGACGAGCAGCACCGCTTCGGTGTCGAACAGCGCGACGCACTGCGCTCGCGGGGTCGCGACGGCGCGTCCCCGCACGTGCTGGTGATGACCGCAACACCCATCCCGCGCACCATCGCGATGACGGTGCTCGGCGACCTCGAGGTCTCGACCCTGCGCGAACTCCCCAGAGGACGGTCGCCGATCGTCAGCCGCGTGGTGCCGGCGAAGGTGCATCCGAAGTGGGTCGACCGCGCGTGGGAACGCATCCGCGAGGAGGTCGCCGAGGGGCGGCAGGCCTACGTGGTGTGTTCCCGCATCGGCGACGGCGATTCCGACGACGACGCGCTCTTCGATCCGGACGGGCCCGAGCCGTCGGGATCGGGGAAGGGCAAGCAGGCCCCGCCCGAAACCGTCTCTGTGCTCGAGCAGTTCGAGTTCCTCACTTCCGGTCCGCTGCGGGATCTGAGGGTGGGGCTGCTGCACGGTCGCCTCCCCGGCGACGAGAAGGACGCGGTGATGCAGGCCTTCAACGCCGCGGAGCTCGACGTGCTCGTGTGCACGACCGTCGTCGAGGTCGGTGTCGACGTGCCGAACGCGACCGTGATGGTGATCGTCGATGCCGACCGGTTCGGTGTCAGCCAGTTGCACCAGCTGCGGGGTCGTGTCGGTCGTGGCGGCCACCAGGGCCTGTGTCTGCTCGTGACCGACGCGAAGCCCGCGACCCCGACGATGATGCGGCTCGAGGCCGTCGCCGGCACCACCGACGGTTTCGAACTCGCCCAGCTCGACCTGCAGTTGCGCCGGGAGGGCGACGTCCTCGGCGTCGCCCAGTCCGGCACCGTGTCGACGCTGCGGTTACTCTCGCTCGTCGACGACGCCGACGTCATCGAGGCGGCTCGCGACTTCTCCCGGACGGTGACGGAGAAGGATCCTGGCCTCGAACACCACCCGGGGCTCGCAAGCATGGTGCGGGCCGCGCTCGACGCCGAGCGCGTGGCCTATCTCGACAAGTCCTGA
- a CDS encoding DAK2 domain-containing protein, translated as MESLLGAEDTVDGRALRRWVEFGVEALEQRRAEINSLNVFPVPDGDTGNNLLITLQAAAARIGGPVDGALTASDVAEGLARGAFAGARGNSGIILAQALRGLADAIAGLTTVGARDLAAAFSNAATLVTGALSAPAKGTIVSVLEAAAEGATRVASETDATVCDVAVASADAAADALQRTTTQLDVLAEAGVVDAGGLGLLVLLDCLVEVTTGIRPDRRMVLAGTSRPVVEPEIVDERHDSDQQEYEVMYLVGNSDDARMDALRSSLDALGDSVAIVSGGSGCWSVHVHCCEPGAAVEAGLAAGSLTRIDITCFALESARRGCGDGPVALGTAPARVRAESAEEQSRAVLAVVGGEGAAELFEAEGARVLRAEEISAPDELLEAIRALPSRDVLVLPNGALSAQDVVAVGARARRDDRDVMFLPSSSVVQGLASLAVHDPMRATVDDAFAMSEAASCVRWGSLRYANERALTWVGTCEPGDSLGLAGHDVVVIEHDLVTAGASLLDRILAAGGELVTMLVGADAPDGLVEQLAAHLDRRHPEIDVVVYQGGQRGDLLQLGVE; from the coding sequence GTGGAATCGTTGCTCGGAGCCGAGGACACGGTGGACGGGCGGGCGCTGCGCCGGTGGGTCGAGTTCGGTGTGGAAGCGCTCGAACAGCGCCGAGCGGAGATCAACTCGCTCAACGTCTTCCCGGTGCCCGACGGGGACACCGGAAACAATCTGCTGATCACCCTGCAGGCCGCGGCGGCCCGGATCGGCGGGCCCGTGGACGGCGCGCTCACCGCATCCGACGTCGCCGAAGGGCTCGCGCGTGGTGCCTTCGCCGGGGCGCGGGGCAATTCCGGGATCATCCTGGCACAGGCACTGCGCGGTCTCGCCGACGCGATCGCGGGACTGACGACGGTCGGCGCCCGGGACCTCGCCGCCGCCTTCTCCAACGCCGCGACGCTCGTGACCGGAGCGCTCAGCGCACCCGCGAAGGGCACCATCGTCAGCGTCCTCGAAGCTGCGGCCGAGGGCGCGACCCGCGTCGCCTCGGAGACGGATGCGACCGTGTGCGATGTCGCCGTCGCGAGTGCCGACGCCGCCGCCGACGCGCTGCAGCGCACCACCACCCAGCTCGACGTCCTCGCCGAGGCAGGGGTCGTCGACGCCGGCGGCCTCGGCCTGCTCGTGCTGCTCGACTGCCTGGTGGAGGTCACCACCGGAATACGGCCCGATCGCCGGATGGTGCTCGCCGGCACCTCGCGGCCTGTCGTCGAACCCGAGATCGTCGACGAACGTCACGACAGCGACCAGCAGGAGTACGAAGTGATGTATCTCGTCGGGAATTCCGACGACGCGCGCATGGATGCCTTGAGGTCCTCCCTCGACGCGCTCGGCGACTCGGTCGCGATCGTTTCCGGGGGATCGGGGTGCTGGTCCGTTCACGTGCACTGCTGCGAGCCCGGAGCTGCCGTGGAGGCCGGTCTCGCGGCGGGTTCGCTGACCCGCATCGACATCACGTGCTTCGCGCTCGAGTCCGCGCGTCGCGGGTGCGGCGACGGTCCCGTGGCGCTGGGCACGGCTCCCGCCCGGGTCCGTGCCGAGTCGGCGGAGGAACAGTCCCGGGCGGTCCTCGCAGTGGTGGGCGGCGAGGGCGCGGCCGAACTGTTCGAGGCGGAGGGTGCCCGGGTGCTGCGGGCCGAGGAGATCTCAGCCCCGGACGAACTGCTCGAGGCGATCCGGGCACTGCCGAGCCGGGACGTCCTGGTGCTGCCCAACGGTGCGCTCTCCGCGCAGGACGTCGTCGCCGTGGGCGCCCGGGCGCGGCGGGACGACCGTGACGTGATGTTCCTGCCGTCCTCCTCCGTCGTCCAGGGGCTGGCCTCGTTGGCCGTGCACGATCCGATGCGCGCGACGGTCGACGACGCCTTCGCGATGTCGGAGGCGGCGTCGTGCGTGCGCTGGGGATCGCTGCGGTACGCGAACGAACGCGCGCTGACCTGGGTCGGAACGTGCGAGCCCGGCGACAGTCTCGGACTGGCCGGCCATGATGTCGTAGTGATCGAGCATGATCTGGTGACAGCGGGAGCGTCGCTGCTCGACAGGATTCTCGCCGCGGGCGGCGAGCTCGTGACGATGCTGGTCGGCGCCGACGCCCCCGACGGACTCGTCGAGCAACTGGCCGCCCACCTCGATCGCCGTCACCCGGAGATCGACGTGGTGGTCTACCAGGGCGGTCAGCGCGGCGACCTGCTGCAGCTCGGCGTCGAGTAG
- the rpmB gene encoding 50S ribosomal protein L28, which yields MAAVCDVCAKGPGFGKSVSHSHRRTNRRWNPNIQSVRAQVAPGNTRKMNVCTSCLKAGKVVRG from the coding sequence ATGGCTGCCGTCTGCGACGTATGCGCCAAGGGCCCCGGCTTCGGGAAGTCGGTCTCGCACTCGCACCGGCGTACCAACCGTCGCTGGAACCCGAACATCCAGAGCGTGCGCGCTCAGGTTGCACCGGGCAACACCCGCAAGATGAACGTGTGCACCTCCTGCCTCAAGGCCGGCAAGGTCGTCCGCGGCTGA
- a CDS encoding enoyl-CoA hydratase/isomerase family protein: protein MTENQVSFPDSDSLRSLVSVEDRVLRIAVATSEHGTSLSPAGMEQGIAALRAAGPEIGAVLLVGEGANFCAGGNVHGFAAAEDRGAHLLEIANLFHDFVRALEKAAVPVVAAVHGWAAGAGMSLALLADIALAGPGTKMRAAYPSIGFSPDGGMSWTLPRIVGPSRAREIIMTDAVIGADEAVRLGLLSRLVADGEIQSEGLRLARTLAHGPTQSYAAIRSLVAGSAGRSLSDHLDAEAASISAAATTPTGIEGVDAFVAKRRPDWDSARA, encoded by the coding sequence ATGACCGAGAACCAAGTTTCCTTCCCCGACAGCGACTCTCTCCGTTCACTGGTGAGCGTGGAGGACCGCGTCCTGCGGATCGCCGTGGCGACCTCCGAGCACGGCACCTCCCTGTCCCCCGCAGGGATGGAGCAGGGCATCGCAGCCCTGCGTGCGGCAGGCCCGGAGATCGGCGCCGTGCTGCTCGTCGGTGAGGGTGCGAACTTCTGCGCGGGCGGCAACGTCCACGGATTCGCCGCGGCCGAGGACCGTGGCGCCCACCTGCTCGAGATCGCGAACCTCTTCCATGACTTCGTGCGCGCACTGGAGAAGGCGGCCGTGCCGGTCGTCGCCGCCGTGCACGGCTGGGCCGCCGGCGCCGGCATGAGCCTGGCGCTGCTCGCCGACATCGCGCTCGCCGGCCCCGGCACGAAGATGCGCGCCGCGTACCCGTCGATCGGCTTCTCCCCCGACGGCGGCATGTCGTGGACCCTGCCGCGGATCGTCGGCCCGTCGCGGGCACGGGAGATCATCATGACCGACGCCGTGATCGGCGCCGACGAAGCCGTGCGCCTGGGTCTGCTCAGCCGGCTCGTCGCCGACGGCGAGATCCAAAGCGAAGGGTTACGACTCGCACGAACCCTCGCGCACGGCCCCACGCAGTCCTACGCCGCCATCCGCTCGCTCGTGGCGGGCTCGGCCGGACGATCGCTGTCCGACCACCTCGATGCCGAAGCCGCCTCGATCTCCGCGGCCGCGACGACGCCCACGGGTATCGAGGGTGTCGACGCCTTCGTCGCCAAGCGGCGTCCGGACTGGGATTCGGCCCGCGCCTGA